Proteins encoded in a region of the Bradyrhizobium sp. CB3481 genome:
- a CDS encoding crotonase/enoyl-CoA hydratase family protein, producing the protein MGNADATAAAGQSDLLKIEQKGAVLTVGLNRPAKRNALNDGIILAIQDCFSNLPEGIGAVVVHGIGDHFSSGLDLSELTEHDATEGLRHSQMWHRVFDRIQYSRVPVIAALKGAVIGGGLELACAAHIRVAEPSAYFALPEGQRGIFVGGGGSVRLPRLIGVARMIDMMLTGRVYSATEGSSYGFSQYLTEEGGALPKALELAERVAANAPLTNFAVLQALPMIAEANPQTGLLMESLMATVAQSDKEAKRRIRAFLDHKTAKVKPT; encoded by the coding sequence ATGGGAAACGCCGACGCCACCGCCGCTGCGGGTCAGTCCGACCTGCTCAAGATCGAGCAGAAGGGCGCGGTGCTGACCGTCGGCCTCAACCGTCCGGCCAAGCGCAACGCGCTGAACGACGGCATCATCCTCGCGATCCAGGATTGCTTCTCCAATCTCCCCGAGGGCATCGGCGCCGTGGTCGTCCACGGCATTGGCGATCATTTCTCCTCCGGCCTCGATCTGTCCGAACTCACCGAGCATGACGCCACCGAGGGCCTGCGCCATTCGCAGATGTGGCACCGGGTGTTCGACCGCATCCAATATAGCCGCGTCCCCGTGATCGCGGCACTGAAGGGGGCGGTGATCGGCGGCGGCCTGGAACTGGCCTGCGCGGCGCATATCCGTGTCGCCGAGCCCAGTGCCTATTTCGCGCTGCCCGAGGGCCAGCGCGGCATCTTTGTCGGCGGCGGCGGTTCGGTGCGGCTGCCGCGCCTGATCGGCGTGGCGCGGATGATCGACATGATGCTGACGGGGCGGGTCTATTCGGCCACCGAGGGTTCGTCCTATGGCTTCTCGCAGTACCTCACCGAGGAGGGCGGCGCGCTGCCCAAGGCGCTGGAGCTTGCCGAACGCGTCGCTGCGAATGCGCCGCTGACCAATTTCGCCGTGCTGCAGGCGCTGCCGATGATCGCCGAGGCCAATCCGCAGACCGGTCTCTTGATGGAGTCGCTGATGGCGACGGTGGCGCAGAGCGACAAGGAAGCCAAGCGCCGCATTCGCGCCTTTCTCGATCACAAGACCGCAAAGGTGAAGCCGACCTGA
- a CDS encoding feruloyl-CoA synthase — protein MSAQPSMSAATDPARAGDHPLRPISFGTPAVHVERRDDGTIYLRPKAQLRDYPIRITDRLHHWAATAPDRVFMAERNAARGWRQITYAELLASSRHIASALLARGLSAEKPVVILSGNSIDHALVAFGALYAGIPFCPVSPAYSLVSRDYGKLGYLMKLLTPGLVFADDATKFSDALAANVSFGTEIAASRGAVAGRDVTTLADLVATPLHPRLDAQHEAIGPDTIAKFLLTSGSTGNPKAVINTQRMICANQVMLRETLAFLKDEPPVIVDWLPWNHTFGGNHNIGLTLYNGGSMYLDEGKPMPGGIEETVRNLQEISPTVYFNVPKGYESLLPYLRDDAALRKKFFARLHAMFFSGAALSAFVWNSLDELSVRETGYRVPMLTGLGATETAPFFMSVNPHTSRSGHVGLPVLGNDAKLVPNNGKLEVRAKGPNVMPGYWRQPDITAKCFDEEGFYRMGDALKPADPVNFDAGFDFDGRIGEDFKLASGTWVSVGPLRARFVAACAPLVRDVVIAGINRDEISALVVLDLDGCRLINPTLPLDDLTAVASDPLIIEAFRERFRKFLAEATGSSTRITRAVLLDTPLSIDRGEVTDKGSINQRAVLDNRSALIEQIYSPAPPAQVITL, from the coding sequence ATGAGCGCCCAGCCCAGCATGTCCGCCGCCACTGACCCAGCCCGCGCCGGCGATCATCCGCTGCGCCCGATCTCGTTCGGCACGCCCGCCGTGCATGTCGAGCGCCGCGACGACGGCACCATCTATCTGCGCCCGAAGGCGCAATTGCGCGACTATCCGATCCGCATCACCGATCGCCTGCACCATTGGGCCGCCACCGCGCCTGATCGTGTGTTCATGGCGGAGCGCAACGCGGCGCGGGGCTGGCGGCAGATCACCTATGCCGAACTGCTCGCCTCCTCGCGGCACATCGCCTCCGCGCTGCTGGCGCGCGGTCTCTCCGCCGAGAAGCCGGTCGTCATCCTCTCCGGCAATTCGATCGACCATGCGCTGGTCGCGTTCGGCGCGCTCTATGCCGGCATTCCGTTCTGCCCGGTATCGCCGGCCTATTCGCTGGTGTCGCGTGACTACGGCAAGCTCGGCTATCTGATGAAGCTGCTGACGCCGGGCCTCGTCTTCGCCGATGACGCCACGAAATTTTCCGATGCGCTCGCCGCCAACGTCTCGTTCGGGACCGAGATCGCTGCCTCCCGCGGTGCGGTGGCGGGCCGTGACGTCACAACGCTTGCCGATCTGGTGGCGACGCCGCTACATCCGCGTCTCGACGCGCAGCACGAGGCGATCGGCCCGGACACGATTGCAAAATTCCTGCTGACGTCGGGCTCGACCGGCAATCCCAAGGCTGTCATCAACACCCAGCGCATGATCTGCGCCAACCAAGTGATGCTGCGCGAGACGCTGGCGTTCCTCAAGGACGAGCCGCCGGTTATCGTCGACTGGCTGCCATGGAATCACACCTTTGGCGGCAACCACAATATCGGGCTCACGCTGTACAATGGCGGCTCGATGTATCTCGACGAGGGTAAGCCGATGCCCGGCGGCATCGAGGAGACCGTGCGCAATCTCCAGGAGATTTCGCCCACCGTCTATTTCAACGTGCCCAAGGGCTATGAATCGCTATTACCCTATCTGCGCGACGACGCCGCCTTACGCAAAAAATTCTTCGCCCGCCTGCATGCGATGTTCTTCTCGGGCGCTGCGCTGTCGGCCTTCGTCTGGAACAGCCTCGACGAACTCTCGGTTCGCGAGACCGGCTATCGGGTGCCGATGCTGACCGGGCTTGGCGCGACCGAGACCGCGCCATTCTTCATGTCGGTCAATCCGCACACGAGCCGCTCCGGCCATGTCGGCCTGCCGGTGCTCGGCAATGACGCCAAGCTCGTGCCCAACAACGGCAAGCTCGAGGTTCGCGCCAAAGGACCGAACGTGATGCCGGGCTATTGGCGCCAGCCCGACATCACCGCGAAGTGTTTTGACGAGGAAGGCTTCTACAGGATGGGCGACGCGCTCAAGCCCGCCGACCCAGTGAACTTTGACGCCGGCTTCGATTTCGACGGCCGCATCGGTGAAGATTTCAAGCTCGCCAGCGGCACCTGGGTCAGCGTCGGCCCGCTGCGGGCGCGCTTCGTCGCGGCCTGCGCGCCGCTGGTCCGCGACGTCGTGATCGCGGGCATCAACCGCGACGAGATTTCGGCGCTGGTGGTGCTCGATCTCGACGGCTGCCGCCTGATCAATCCCACGCTTCCGCTGGACGATTTGACTGCAGTGGCATCCGATCCGCTGATCATCGAGGCGTTCCGCGAACGGTTTCGGAAGTTTCTCGCCGAAGCCACCGGCTCCTCGACCCGGATCACCCGTGCCGTGCTGCTGGATACGCCGCTGTCGATCGATCGCGGCGAAGTCACCGATAAGGGCTCGATCAACCAGCGCGCCGTGCTGGACAACCGCAGCGCGCTGATCGAACAAATCTATTCACCCGCGCCGCCGGCGCAGGTCATCACGCTGTAA